In Triticum urartu cultivar G1812 chromosome 6, Tu2.1, whole genome shotgun sequence, the following proteins share a genomic window:
- the LOC125514578 gene encoding scopoletin glucosyltransferase-like, whose protein sequence is MAITTNNNNGAAAPTHAADGAGNQAGRDHVVVFPFMAKGHTLPLLHFATALAVHQKNLRITVVITPANLAFARSRLPASVRLAVLPFPSLPPLPSGVESTDTLPGPDLYPTFLRATALLRAPFAEFMASLPAPPLVLVSDSFLGFTHRVAADAGVRRIVFQGMSCFSMATCRSLITSPPPSVAEHGASFHVAHMPEHVRITAADVPDTITKLGDAEDPVTRFLIDDIGESDARSWGVLVNSFAMLEEDYVSAFMSFYQPGARAWLVGPLFLAAGDVPEREDEQDPEGCLAWLDEMAERPESVVYVSFGTQAHVSDEQLDELARGLVQSGHPFLWAVRSGAWSPPVDVGPHGRIVRGWIPQRSVLAHPAVGGFLSHCGWNSVMESLAAGKPVLVWPQMAEQHLNAHHVTHIIGAGVRITAAGGAGAVVGRAEVEHKIRRLMDAGDSDGQKMRAKAAWAQKAAKSAVSDGGTSRVALLKLVEELQGSYCDIIAANDNQINRPRRDDTDAHDL, encoded by the coding sequence ATGGCCATcaccaccaacaacaacaacGGTGCCGCTGCACCCACCCATGCCGCGGACGGAGCGGGCAACCAGGCCGGCCGCGACCACGTAGTCGTGTTCCCGTTCATGGCCAAGGGCCACACCCTCCCACTGCTCCACTTCGCCACGGCGCTCGCCGTGCACCAAAAGAACCTCCGCATCACCGTGGTCATCACGCCCGCCAACCTCGCCTTCGCCCGCAGCCGCCTCCCGGCGTCGGTGCGCCTCGCGGTGCTCCCGTTCCCCTCGCTGCCGCCGCTGCCATCCGGCGTCGAGTCCACGGACACCCTGCCCGGCCCGGACCTGTACCCGACGTTCCTGCGCGCCACGGCGCTCCTGCGGGCGCCCTTCGCGGAGTTCATGGCGTCGCTCCCGGCTCCGCCGCTCGTGCTCGTCTCCGACTCCTTCCTCGGGTTCACGCACCGCGTCGCGGCCGACGCAGGCGTCCGCCGCATCGTGTTCCAAGGCATGTCCTGCTTCTCGATGGCCACCTGCAGGTCGCTCATCACGAGCCCGCCGCCGTCTGTCGCTGAGCACGGCGCAAGCTTCCACGTCGCCCATATGCCGGAACACGTGAGGATCACGGCGGCGGATGTCCCGGACACGATCACCAAGCTCGGCGACGCCGAGGACCCAGTGACCCGGTTCCTTATCGATGACATCGGCGAGTCCGACGCGCGCAGCTGGGGCGTCCTGGTCAACAGCTTCGCCATGCTGGAAGAGGACTACGTATCGGCCTTCATGTCGTTCTACCAGCCGGGCGCGCGCGCCTGGCTGGTGGGCCCTCTGTTCCTCGCCGCCGGCGACGTGCCGGAGCGCGAGGATGAGCAGGACCCGGAGGGGTGCCTCGCCTGGCTCGACGAGATGGCGGAGCGGCCGGAGTCGGTGGTCTACGTGTCGTTCGGCACGCAGGCCCATGTCTCCGACGAGCAGCTCGACGAGCTGGCGCGTGGGCTGGTGCAGTCCGGCCACCCATTCCTCTGGGCCGTCCGGTCCGGCGCGTGGTCGCCGCCGGTGGACGTGGGGCCGCACGGAAGGATCGTCCGCGGGTGGATCCCGCAGAGGAGCGTGCTGGCTCACCCCGCGGTGGGAGGGTTCCTGAGCCACTGCGGGTGGAACTCGGTGATGGAGAGCCTGGCAGCGGGGAAGCCCGTCCTGGTGTGGCCACAGATGGCCGAGCAGCACCTGAACGCGCACCACGTCACGCACATCATCGGCGCCGGGGTGAGGATAACGGCCGCCGGGGGCGCCGGGGCCGTGGTGGGCAGGGCGGAGGTGGAGCACAAGATCAGGAGGCTGATGGACGCCGGCGACTCGGACGGACAGAAAATGCGAGCCAAGGCGGCCTGGGCTCAGAAGGCGGCCAAGTCAGCGGTGAGCGACGGTGGCACCTCCCGTGTCGCCTTGCTGAAGCTGGTGGAAGAGCTGCAGGGGAGCTACTGTGACATCATCGCGGCGAACGATAATCAAATCAATCGGCCGCGACGGGACGATACGGACGCCCATGATTTGTGA
- the LOC125516650 gene encoding splicing factor 3B subunit 2-like, which yields MRFVSEFACHCKLWDRSVSILIIRTFGRYNSPRRPAVDFDCPTRLVPGLISDARLQVEVDYVPEKADLDVDDPLLGVFTAILEKFSFTAAAAAKGEGNEKEASNNAAKKKGSDVDYDEQDAQKKHQLQRMKIAELKQICDKPDVVEVWDATAVDPKLLVYLKSYRNTVPVPRHWSQKRKFLQGKRGIAKRPFQLPDFIAATGIEKMRQAYIKKENSKMLKQKQHDRTQPKMGKMDMDYQVLHDAFFKYQTKPNLTSHGDLYYEGKEFEVKLREMKPGMLSRNLKEALGMPDGAPPPWLKSMQLYGLPPSYPCLKIPGLNAPVSPGDSFGDAPGEWGKPPVDEHGYPLYGNVSGFLQKDEPNYHEEPLDRSKHWGELEEEEEEEEVEQEPMEDEEIEEDIRSVDTISSTPAGAETPDVIDLRRSQPERQAKRLYKVLEPKEGRIATGMLFGSTHAYRF from the exons ATGCGGTTTGTTAGCGAGTTTGCATGCCATTGCAAGCTGTGGGATCGTTCGGTATCTATACTTATAATTCGAACGTTTGGAAGATATAACAGTCCTCGCCGCCCCGCTGTCGACTTTGACTGTCCGACGCGGCTAGTGCCAGGGTTGATTTCTGACGCGCGCTTGCAGGTGGAGGTGGACTACGTGCCGGAGAAGGCCGACCTCGACGTCGACGACCCCCTCCTCGGCGTCTTCACGGCCATCCTCGAGAAATTCAGCTTCACGGCCGCCGCTGCCGCCAAG GGCGAGGGGAACGAGAAGGAAGCATCTAATAATGCCGCAAAGAAGAAGGGGTCCGATGTTGATTATGATGAGCAGGATGCCCAAAAGAAGCACCAGCTGCAGAGGATGAAGATTGCAGAGTTGAAGCAGATATGCGACAAGCCTGATGTTGTTGAG GTCTGGGATGCTACTGCCGTTGATCCCAAGTTGCTCGTATATCTCAAGTCCTACAGGAATACTGTGCCTGTTCCAAGACACTGGTCCCAGAAACGGAAGTTCTTGCAG GGGAAGCGAGGTATTGCAAAACGACCTTTCCAGCTTCCTGACTTCATTGCTGCAACTGGAATTGAAAAAATGAGACAG GCATACATTAAGAAGGAGAACAGCAAGATGTTGAAACAGAAACAGCACGACCGTACTCAGCCCAAAATGGGCAAGATGGATATGGATTATCAG GTTTTGCATGACGCATTCTTCAAATATCAAACAAAACCCAATTTGACTAGTCATGGTGATCTATATTATGAAGGGAAAGAGTTTGAG GTGAAGCTTAGGGAAATGAAACCAGGTATGCTGTCCAGGAACCTTAAAGAAGCTCTTGGTATGCCTGATGGTGCCCCGCCCCCATGGCTTAAAAGCATGCAG CTGTATGGTCTTCCACCCTCTTATCCTTGTCTGAAGATCCCAGGTTTAAATGCCCCAGTATCTCCTGGAGACAGTTTTGGTGATGCACCAGGGGAGTGGGGAAAGCCTCCTGTTGACGAG CATGGGTACCCACTATATGGAAATGTTTCTGGGTTTCTGCAGAAGGACGAACCTAATTACCAT GAAGAACCTCTCGATCGCAGCAAGCACTGGGGAGAAttggaggaagaggaagaagaagaggaggtgGAGCAGGAACCAATGGAGGACGAGGAAATAGAAGAAGACATTCGATCTGTTGACACCATCTCAAG TACTCCAGCTGGTGCCGAAACACCTGATGTTATTGACCTTCGGAGGTCGCAGCCTGAGAGGCAGGCAAAAAGGCTATACAAG GTTCTTGAACCGAAAGAAGGACGGATTGCCACTGGGATGCTGTTTGGGTCGACGCACGCGTATCGTTTCTAA